The sequence TTCAGCGTGCAAGCGGCCCCGAAAGTCGCGGTGACGGATCTGGCCTATCAGGAACGTGTGGAGCAATACATCCACATCGTTTCGGCCCAGAGCAATCACCGCGAGGGTTACTACAGCTCCAGTGGCTCTTCGAGCTACAACGAGATTGAAGCAACGACCAGCTACATCGAACAGACCGAGCTGCGTAAATTCACCGGCGACATCAAGGGTGAAATCCTGCGCACCGGTATGTTCCAGCTGGTGCAAGGCACGCCGTACACCGCGTCGTCCAAGGGTGATGTCTTTGATGTGATCAAGCGCATCAAGGCCGGTAACTTCAAGGGCGCCGACTACGTGTTGTTCGGCACCGTGTCCGATATCGACTTCACTCAGGACATCAACGAGCTGGCGAACACCGACAGCTATTCGGCGGTGCTGGGCCTGACGTTGGTGGCGGACTTCAGCCTGATCAACACCAAGACCTTCGAAATCA comes from Pseudomonas sp. RU47 and encodes:
- a CDS encoding penicillin-binding protein activator LpoB, with the translated sequence MRAWIGMMALACAFSVQAAPKVAVTDLAYQERVEQYIHIVSAQSNHREGYYSSSGSSSYNEIEATTSYIEQTELRKFTGDIKGEILRTGMFQLVQGTPYTASSKGDVFDVIKRIKAGNFKGADYVLFGTVSDIDFTQDINELANTDSYSAVLGLTLVADFSLINTKTFEITSAFTAMGEAQDTKLVNHRDIKISLNRPRVVRDVSKALGEDVAGQLSMQLGGSGYEQPREAPQRNNLPRDTAPVILR